One stretch of Syntrophorhabdaceae bacterium DNA includes these proteins:
- the holB gene encoding DNA polymerase III subunit delta', giving the protein MNYIDFEDIIGHEKQKKIITTFLMKERIPHAFLFSGQDGIGKKKIAIAVARYILCEKGSGCGVCRACTRVSRLTHPDLIVLDKNYMEWAGQVQRKKGQGNEGERQKETNNISIDFIRGNEEKKIRGINQEVHKFPSEGKKRVIIIDNAENMTEEAANAFLKTLEEPPEFNLFFLITSRESELPATIRSRCTRISFSPLSQSQLRQYFIDTLNLNEEKAELLSYISNGSINNGFFWLDDEKLHIRKRLGEFILTRNKGYVEATVLSEYISRGNREISIYIFFLFSLFRDLYLIKNINRHDIIINRDFIGLLERSSYSNGMIEQAIKKIQETAIIIRYNMNKWLLLENLILQVMR; this is encoded by the coding sequence TTGAATTACATAGATTTTGAAGATATTATAGGTCACGAAAAGCAAAAAAAAATCATAACCACCTTTCTTATGAAAGAAAGGATTCCCCATGCCTTTCTTTTCTCTGGACAGGATGGCATAGGCAAAAAAAAGATTGCCATTGCCGTTGCCCGTTATATCTTATGTGAAAAAGGCAGTGGATGTGGTGTATGTAGGGCATGCACAAGGGTCAGTAGATTAACCCATCCTGACTTGATTGTCCTGGATAAAAATTATATGGAATGGGCTGGTCAGGTTCAAAGAAAAAAAGGTCAAGGAAATGAAGGAGAAAGGCAAAAGGAAACAAATAACATAAGTATTGATTTTATAAGAGGAAATGAAGAAAAAAAGATAAGGGGCATAAATCAGGAGGTCCATAAATTTCCCAGTGAGGGAAAGAAAAGGGTAATCATTATAGATAATGCAGAGAATATGACAGAAGAGGCAGCAAATGCCTTTTTAAAAACCCTTGAAGAGCCACCTGAATTTAATCTCTTTTTTCTTATAACATCCCGTGAGAGCGAACTACCTGCCACAATCAGGTCAAGATGCACAAGAATCAGCTTTAGCCCTCTATCCCAGAGTCAGTTAAGGCAATATTTTATAGATACATTGAACTTAAATGAAGAAAAGGCAGAACTCTTATCCTATATATCCAACGGTAGTATTAATAATGGATTTTTTTGGCTTGATGATGAAAAACTTCACATAAGAAAGAGGCTTGGAGAATTTATCCTGACGAGAAACAAAGGATATGTAGAGGCAACTGTGCTTTCAGAATATATATCCAGGGGCAATAGAGAGATTAGCATATACATATTCTTTCTATTTTCTCTGTTCAGAGACCTCTATTTAATAAAAAATATAAACAGGCATGACATTATTATAAACAGGGATTTTATAGGGCTTTTAGAGAGGTCTTCATATAGTAATGGTATGATAGAACAGGCTATAAAAAAAATACAGGAAACAGCTATCATTATAAGGTATAATATGAACAAATGGCTTTTATTGGAGAATTTAATATTGCAGGTGATGAGGTAA
- the ricT gene encoding regulatory iron-sulfur-containing complex subunit RicT encodes MKVGYVRFDYLAGVVEVELPDEAKVGDYVVCDLEKGTCLGVVLTEPVEIDKEGLKKAERIPTKEELEEYYTLKEKEINAFEVCRNKIKELNLPMKLLAAEYLFGGSKLLFYFVSENRVDFRELVKELAKEFKIRIELRQVGVRDEAKIVGGLGNCGNICCCRQFLNNFSIVSIRMVKEQGLALNPTKISGICGRLMCCLSYEYDMYTEYKKELPKIGKKVMLQQGEGKVIKHNTLNSTLVVELENGNLVTVSLNDIKN; translated from the coding sequence ATGAAGGTAGGTTATGTGAGGTTTGATTATTTAGCCGGCGTTGTGGAGGTGGAACTCCCTGATGAAGCAAAGGTTGGCGATTATGTTGTCTGTGACCTTGAAAAGGGGACATGCCTTGGCGTTGTCCTTACAGAACCAGTAGAAATAGACAAAGAAGGATTGAAAAAGGCAGAAAGAATACCTACAAAAGAAGAGCTTGAAGAATACTATACATTGAAAGAAAAAGAAATAAATGCATTCGAGGTATGTAGAAATAAGATAAAAGAGTTAAATCTTCCAATGAAATTATTGGCTGCTGAATATCTTTTTGGCGGGTCAAAACTGCTTTTTTATTTTGTATCAGAGAACAGGGTTGATTTTAGAGAACTCGTAAAGGAACTTGCCAAGGAATTTAAGATAAGGATAGAGCTAAGACAGGTTGGCGTAAGGGATGAGGCAAAAATCGTGGGGGGACTTGGTAATTGCGGTAATATATGCTGTTGCAGACAATTTTTAAACAATTTTTCCATAGTTTCCATTAGAATGGTTAAGGAGCAGGGGCTCGCATTAAACCCTACCAAGATTTCCGGCATATGTGGCAGACTCATGTGCTGCCTATCTTATGAGTATGATATGTATACTGAATATAAAAAGGAATTACCTAAGATAGGAAAAAAGGTGATGCTGCAGCAGGGGGAGGGGAAGGTTATAAAACATAATACCCTGAATTCAACTTTGGTTGTAGAGCTTGAAAACGGTAACCTTGTAACAGTATCCCTAAATGATATTAAAAATTGA
- the tmk gene encoding dTMP kinase: MLITFEGTEGCGKTTQINLLYEYLLSEGYGVVKTREPGGTPVGESIREILTHKVKEINSLTELFLMMAMRAQHIEDVIAPALKDNKIVLCDRFFDATYAYQGFGRGIDIHIIDYINRLATKGIVPDLTVFIDIDVEEGLRRKSEEKGQMDRFEDEDLSFHKRIKDGYWMLSRENSSRFFIVDGSKDIQIIHSIIRKRVEKQIELHRF; this comes from the coding sequence ATGTTAATAACCTTTGAGGGAACAGAGGGTTGCGGAAAGACAACCCAAATTAATCTTTTATATGAATATTTATTGTCTGAGGGATATGGGGTTGTAAAAACAAGGGAGCCCGGTGGGACTCCCGTTGGTGAGTCAATAAGGGAAATCTTAACCCATAAGGTAAAAGAAATAAATTCACTGACAGAGTTGTTTTTGATGATGGCAATGAGGGCGCAACACATAGAAGATGTAATTGCCCCTGCCTTAAAAGATAATAAGATTGTGCTATGCGATAGGTTCTTTGATGCCACTTATGCATATCAGGGATTTGGAAGAGGTATAGATATCCATATAATAGATTATATCAACAGACTTGCCACAAAAGGTATAGTCCCAGACCTTACAGTTTTTATAGATATAGACGTAGAGGAAGGACTCAGGAGAAAATCAGAAGAGAAAGGACAGATGGACAGGTTTGAAGATGAGGATTTATCCTTTCATAAAAGAATAAAAGATGGATACTGGATGCTGTCAAGGGAAAATAGTAGCAGGTTTTTTATTGTGGATGGTTCTAAAGATATTCAGATAATCCATTCTATAATCAGAAAGAGAGTAGAAAAACAGATTGAATTACATAGATTTTGA